From Jeotgalibaca dankookensis, one genomic window encodes:
- a CDS encoding heavy-metal-associated domain-containing protein, with protein sequence MKKAVITLETLACPSCLQKIENATKNLAGVEENSVKVLFNSSKAKLDFDAEKISIEEIEKAIQDLGYPVIKSKVKDA encoded by the coding sequence ATGAAAAAAGCAGTTATTACTTTAGAAACTTTGGCATGTCCAAGTTGTTTACAAAAAATAGAGAATGCAACCAAAAACTTAGCTGGTGTAGAAGAAAATAGTGTGAAAGTTTTATTTAATTCCAGCAAAGCGAAACTTGATTTTGACGCTGAAAAAATTAGTATCGAAGAAATTGAGAAAGCCATTCAAGATTTAGGCTACCCGGTTATTAAATCAAAAGTAAAAGATGCTTAA